The nucleotide window ATTTATATGTTCAAATGAATCTATCATCATTTTTTCATGATTTCCCAAAATACAATCGTAATGATTATTTCTTATAAACTCTATAACATCTCTAGAATTTTTTCCTCTATCAATCAAATCTCCAACAAAAGCGATTTTAGCATTTTTATTTGGTAATTTATCAATCAATGCCAATAAAGTTTTATAACAACCATGAACATCACCAATAATATAAATCAATTTTTCTTCCTTTTTTAATAAAAAACTGTAAACCAAATAGTTGGCTCTGTTTGGCTTGTAAATTTTACTCTATGTTTTTGCATAGCTTTTATATTTAAACAATCACCTTTTTTTAACTCAACTTCAAAATCACCAAATTCAAGTATAGCAAAACCCTCAAGAAGTAAAATATATTCACTTTGTTCTTGCTCATACCAAAAATTTTCAGGTGAATTTTGACCATTTGAAACAATCTTTTCTATTTTTATCTTCTCATTTTTAAAAATTTCAAAAAATTTTTCTTCACTTTTATCTATTGGAATTTCATCAAAGATATTATATTTTTTCATATTTATTTTGACCTAAAATATTGATTTTTTGGTATTTTACCCAAATTCATATTATGATGTGATATAATCTTGATTGATTTAATCAAGTTATATAAACACACCTTATTTAAAGGTAATTATATTAAATTTGATTAAACTACTTGACTTTATAAAAAAAATTGTCTATAATTTCAACATATTTAAAGTTGATTAAATTAAAAAGGATTAACATACATGGAAAAAGAAACAATTGCAATACATGCAGGATATAATAAAAAACAAGGAAATGGAGAAATGGCAGTTCCAATTTCTCAAACGACAGCTTATGCGTTTAGAGATAGCGAACACGCTGCAAACTTATTTGCTTTAAAAGAACTTGGACCAATTTATACAAGATTAACAAATCCAACAACTGATATTTTAGAGCAAAGATTTGCACAACTTGAAGGTGGAGCAGCAGCTATTTGTACATCATCAGGACAAGCAGCATCATTTTTTGCAGTAGCAAATGTAGCAGAAGCTGGAGATAACATCATCATCTCTGATAAATTATATGGTGGTTCAGTTTCACTTTTTACATATACTTGTAAAAGATTTGGAATTGAAACAAAAATATTTAATAGTGATGATGCATCAAATTTAGAAGAGTTAATTGATGATAAAACAAAAGCTATCTATTTTGAATCATTATCAAATCCACAAATTGCTATTCCAGCTCTTGAAAAGATTGTTGAAATTGCAAAAAAACATGGTGTTTTAACTATTTGTGATAACACTGTTGCAAGTGCTGCATTATTCAACCCTATTTCATGGGGAGTTGATGTTGTAGTTCACTCAACAAGTAAATACACAAGTGGACAAGGAACAGCTTTAGGAGGAATCATAGTTGAAAGAGATGGTTTAGCAGAGTTTTTTAAAGCAAATTCTAATAGATATTCTCATTTCACAACTCCTGATGAATCATATCATGGATTAGTTTATACAGATGTTCCTCTTCCAAACTTTTGTTTAAGAATTAGATTATCACTATTGAGAGATATTGGTGCAACACCTGCTCCATTTAACTCTTGGCTTTTAATTCAAACATTAGAAACTTTAGGATTAAGAGTTGATAAACATTCTGATAATGCTTTAGAAGTTGCAAAATTTTTAGAATCACATCCAAAAGTAAAAGCAGTAAATTATCCAGGGTTAAAATCAAATAAATATTATGATAGAGCACAAAAATATTTTAAAAATGGAAAAGCTTCTGGATTAATTTCTTTTGATGTAGAATCATTTGAAGATGCAAAAAAAGTAATTGATAGCGTTAAATTATTTAGCGTTGTTGTAAATATCGGTGATAGCAAATCACTTATCACTCACCCAGCTTCAACAACTCACTCTCAAATGACGGAAGAAGAGTTATTAAAAGCTGGCGTAAATCCGGTAACTGTTCGATTATCTATTGGTTTAGAAAATCCTATTGATCTTATTGAAGATCTAACTCAAGCATTAAACTAAAAATGCCTTTAATATCAACAAAAGGTGTATATGGATTAACTGCCATGTACGAGTTAAGTAAGCATCAAGAAGATAGTCCCATGCAAATTAAGGAAATATCTGCAAATGCAAACATACCTCAAAATTACTTGGAACAGCTTTTAAGCAAACTAAGACGAGCTGAGCTTGTAAAAAGTATAAGAGGAGCAAGAGGTGGATATATTCTTGCAAAAAGTCCTGATGAAATCAAAGTAGTTGATATTTTGATTGCATTAGAAGATGACATAAAAATAACAGATACAAAAGCGGATAATCCAATTTTGAATATCTTTTTTGATGAGTCAAAGAATAGTATGAAAAAAATTTTTGATATAAAATTATCTAAACTAGATGAATATCAAGAAAAATATAATGAATTTTTACATTACAACATATAAAGGATAAAAGATGAAATATGCAAATAATATAACAGAATTAATTGGTAACACACCTTTAGTAAAATTGCAAGGTGCAAGTGAAGCAAGTGGAGCAACAGTTTTAGGGAAATGTGAATTTATGAATCCTTCACATTCAGTAAAAGATAGAATTGGTACAAATATGATAAACACTGCTTTAAAAGCAGGATTAATCAATAAAGATACAACAGTAATTGAACCAACAAGTGGAAATACAGGAATTGCACTTGCTTCAGTTTGTGCAGCACTTGGAATAAAACTAATTCTTACAATGCCAGCATCAATGAGTATTGAAAGAAGAAGATTATTAAAAGCATTAGGAGCTGAACTTGTGTTAACTCCACCAGAAAAAGGAATGAAAGGAGCTATTGAAAAAGCTGATGAGATAAAAGAGAATACACCAAACTCTTTTATTCCTCAACAATTTGCAAATGCAGCAAACCCAGAAATTCATAGACTTACAACTGCAAAAGAGATTTTAGCTGACACTGATGGAAAAGTTGATATTTTCATTGCAGCAGTTGGAACAGGTGGAACATTAACTGGAACTGGAGAAGTTTTAAAAGCTCATAATCCAAATGTACAAATTATTGCCGTTGAACCTGAAGCAAGTCCAGTATTAAGTGGTGGAAAACCAGGACCTCATAAAATTCAAGGAATTGGAGCAGGATTTGTACCAGATGTATTAAATACAACAATTTATGATGAAGTAATTCAAGTAGCAAATGATGATGCAATTGAAAGTTCAAGAAAATTAGCACAAAATGAAGGACTACTTGTAGGAATCAGTGCAGGTGCTAACGCTCATGTAGCAGCATTAGTTGCAGCAAGACCAGAAAACAAAGGTAAAACTATAGTTACAATTTTATGTGACACAGGTGAAAGATACTTAAGTTCTGGTTTATACAATTATGATGAAGAGTAAGAACTCTTTATCATAAGGTTCAATTAAAATAGGGAAATTACATGCACGAAAAACCTTATAGGTCAGTTGTAAAGGCAATATCTTGGCGAACAGTAGGAACACTTGATACGATGATTGTTTCTTATTTTGTCACAGGGAATTTAATAATGGCTGCTTCTATTGGCTCAATAGAAGTTATAACAAAAATGATTTTATACTATTTTCACGAAAGAGCTTGGAATAAGTTATCTTTTGGAAGAGTAAAACCAGCAGAAAATGATTATCAAATTTAGGTTAATTTATGAGTAAAAAAGAGTTAATAGAAAATTTAAATAAAGAACTTGAAAATAAATCAACAAAAGAAGTTGTTACTTACTTTTTAGATAATTTTAAAAATGTGGCTTTAAGTTCAAGTTTAGCAGTAGAAGATCAAGTTTTGACAGATTTACTACTTAAAAAAGATAAGAATGCAACGATATTTACATTAGATACAGGAAGATTACATCCTGAAACTTATGATGTAATGGATGCAACAAATCTAAAATATGGTGTAAAAATCGATGTATTTTTTCCTGATAATAAAAAAGTACAAGAGCTTTATCAAACTCAAGGTGTAAATGGTCATTATGAAAGTATTGAAAAAAGAAAAAACTGCTGTAATATCAGAAAAATTGAACCGTTAAAAAGAGCTTTAAATGGTGTTGAAGTTTGGATTACAGGATTAAGAGCATCTCAAAGTATTACAAGAGTTGATATGCCTTTAGTTGAATGGGATGATAGCTTTAAAGTTATCAAAGTAAATCCTTTAATCAACTGGAGTGAAAAAGATGTTTGGGATTATATAAAAGAAAATAGAGTTCCATATAACAAACTTCACGATAAAGGATATCCTAGTATTGGATGTGCTCCTTGTACAAGAGCTATAAAAGAAGGTGAAGATATAAGAGCAGGAAGATGGTGGTGGGAGAACCCAGAACATAAAGAGTGTGGTTTACACAAAAAATAAAACTTAGACAAATTCAAACTTTTAATTTGAGCTCGTCAAAAATTAATGGAGAAAGAAAAATATGATAAGTAAAGATAGATTAACGCATCTAAAACAACTAGAAGCAGAATCAATGCATATTATGAAAGAAGTTGTAGCAGAATTTAGTAATCCAGCGATGTTATATAGTGTTGGAAAAGATAGTTCAGTTATGTTACATCTTTTACAAAAAGCATTTTATCCAGCACCTCCACCGCTACCTTTAGTTCATGTTGATACAACATGGAAATTTAAAGAGATGATTGAGTTTAGAGATAAAAGAGCTAAAGAAGTTGGTATGGAACTTTTAGTTTATATCAATCCAAAAGGAGCAGAAATGAATATCTCTCCTTTTACTCATGGTTCAGCTTTACACACAGATATCATGAAAACTGAAGGTTTAAAAAATATGTTAAACATTCAACAGTTTGATGCTGTATTTGGTGGAGCAAGAAGGGATGAAGAGAAATCAAGAGCAAAAGAGAGAATCTACTCTTTTAGAGATAAAAACCATAGATGGGATCCAAAAAATCAAAGACCTGAACTTTGGAATATCTATAATGGAAGACACACAAAAGGTGAATCTATTAGAGTTTTCCCATTATCAAACTGGACAGAACTTGATATTTGGCAATATATCTATTTAGAAAATATCTCTATTCCAGATTTATACTTCGCAAAAGAAAGAGAAGTAGTAGAATATATGGGTACAAAAATCATGGTAGATGATGATAGAATGCCTGAAGAATTAAGAAAAACAGCTAAAAAAGAGATGGTAAGATTTAGAACTTTAGGTTGTTATCCATTAACAGGTGCAGTAAATTCAACTGCTACAACATTACCTGAAATTATTCAAGAGATGCTTATTTGTACAACAAGTGAGAGACAAGGAAGACTTATAGACTCTGATGGTGACGCATCAATGGAGAAAAAGAAACAAGAAGGATATTTTTAAGATGGCACATCAATCAGATTTAATTTCACAAAATATTGAACAATATTTAAAAGAACACGAAAACAAAGAAATCTTAAGATTTATTACTTGTGGTTCAGTAGATGACGGTAAATCAACTTTAATTGGAAGATTATTATACGATTCAAAAATGATTTTTGAAGACCAATTAGCTGCTATTGAAAAAGATAGTAAAAAAGTTGGAACAACTGGTGATAAAATTGACTTAGCACTTTTAGTTGATGGATTAGCAAGTGAAAGAGAACAAGGTATTACTATCGATGTTGCTTATAGATTTTTCTCAACAGAAAGAAGAAAATTCATCATAGCGGATACTCCAGGTCACGAGCAATATACAAGAAATATGGCAACTGGAGCTTCAACTGCTGATTTAGCAATTATCTTAGTTGATGCAAGACAAGGTATTTTAACACAAACTAAAAGACACTCATATATTGCAAGTCTTTTAGGAATTAAAAACCTAATTGTTGCTATTAATAAAATGGATTTAGTTGACTTTAGCCAAGAAGTATTTGAAAAGTTTAAAAGTGATTACAATGAAATTATTGAATATCTTCCTCATAACAAAGATTTAAATATTCAGTTTATTCCAATTTCTGCACTTGATGGAGATAATATTTTAACTATTTCACCTAAATGTTCTTGGTATAAAGGGCTTCCTTTAATGGAATTATTAGATACTACACCTATTAATAAACAAGAGTCATCTTCATTTAGATTACCTGTTCAATATGTGGTACGTCCTCACTTAAACTTTAGAGGATTTAGTGGAACAATAGCAAGTGGTGAAATCAAAGTTGGTGATGAGATTACAGTGTTACCATCAAGAAAAACATCAAAAGTTAAATCTATAGTATCAAATGAGATTAAAGATTTAAGACCAATTGGAAAAGATGAAACTGTTGAAACTATAGATAGAGCATTTGCTCCAATGGCGACAACAATTACACTTGAAGATGAGATTGATATTTCTAGAGGTGATATGATTGTAAAATCAAGTGATATTCCAAAAGTATCAAATCACTTATCTTGTATGGTTGTATGGATGGATGAAACTCCTTTAAAACTGAACCAAAACTATATTATTAAAAGAGCAACTTCTGTATTAAATGGTGCGTTTAATGCTATTGAATTTAAAAAGAATATCAATACATTTGAAGAGATTGATACAACAGAATTAGCACTTAATGATATTGCAAAATGTACTTTATCATTAGATAGAGAAATTGCCGTTGATCCATACCATGAAAATAGATATACAGGAAGTTTCATTATCATTGATAAATACACAAACTCAACTGTTGGTGCAGGAATGATCATATCTTCTATTGAAGGTTTTGCAAAACTTGAAGAAAATAAAAAAGTTTATACTAAAGCAGAAGTTGAATTAAATGAATTTATTAGAAGAAACTACCCTGAATGGGAATGTAAGGCTATATAATGTCTAATAACTTAGCATTTAATATGGAAAAAATAAAAAAAGAGAAAAGTGGAGTAGATGTCTTAGCGGACATCTACTTCTATGCAGTTTTTGGTGAGAAAATGAGCCTTGAAGATTTGGAGAGATTCAAATGGTATGGACTTTATACACAAGATGAACAACAAAACTATTTTAAACTAAGAATCCCATTATCTATGGGAGAATTAAATTTAATCCAATTAAAAACTCTTAGTTTGATTTCTAAAAAATATAGTAATAATACATTAATCTTTTCAGATGAACAAAAAATAGAACTTACAAATTTAAAAATTTCTGATTTGCCAGAGATTTTCAAACTTCTTCAAGAGATAAATTTAAACACTTATTTTGAAGCGGGTCATACAGTAAGAAGAGTTTTAACTTGTCCAGTAAATGGAATAGACCATACGCAACTTTTAGATGTTGAACCACTTGCTAATAAGTTAAATGAAACATTTATTGGGAATAAAAATTTTGAAAATCTTCCAAATAAACTTCAAATCGCAATTAGTGGTTATGAAGAGGGTTGTGATGTAAGATTTACTCCTGATGTTAGTTTTAATGCAACAAAAGATGAAAAAGATAAAATAGTTTTTGCAGTTAAAATTTTAGACAAAATTATAGGATATATCACACCTGCACAAGTTATAAAAACTGCAATTGCAATTGCTAATATTTATAAAGATTTTGGTGATAGAGAAAATTCAAGAAGAAGTACATTTGAATATCTTGTAAATAATTGGGGATTTAACAAATTTTCTGATATTTTAAATTCAACTGTAAATTACAAAATTCAAAGAAATATAAATAAAAGCGGAAATATCATACCAAGAAAACCTAGACTTGGAATTAATAAAAGTAAAATTGAAGGTCAAAGTTATATAGGTTGTAGAGTGAAATCTTCAACTATTTCTAGTACAAATATTGACACATTATCAACTTTGCTTGAAAAATATGAAGCAAATAGAGTTAAAATCACTCACAAAGGGAATATTATTATTTTAAATGTTCCTACAAATAGTGCTGAAAACTTGGCAAAAGAGTTAGAAAAAATAAATTTTAATCCTTTTATTTAAAAAAGAGCTTTTTATTAAGCTCTTTTTATTGAAGCCAACTCTTATAGTAAATAACTTAAAATTATAAAATAGATAACAATAACTAATTATAAAGAGTAAAAATTTATGGATAAAAATATTTTTAGACCTTTTTTCAATGAACATACAGATTTATTAAACTTTATTAGATACAACACTATTGGAAAACATAAAAAAGAGTATTTTGATTACACAGCTTCAGGACTTGCATTTAGACAAATAGAAAATAGAATTTTTGATGTTTTAGAAACTTATGCAAATACTCACTCAAAAGAAGCTTCAAATGCTGATACTACATCAAATTATTATGAAGAAGCCAGAAAAAATCTAGCAAAATCTTTGGAATTAAATGATGAATTTGCAATACTTCCTAGCGGTTGTGGAACAACTGCTGCTATAAAAAAATTTCAAGAATTATTAGGAATATATATTCCTCCTGCAACAATTAAAAGATTTGGAATAACAGTAGCTAAAAAGAAATTACCCCTTATCATCGTTGGACCTTATGAACATCACTCAAATGAAGTAAGTTATAGAGAAGCTTTATGCGAAGTTATAAGAATAAAACTAACAAGTGATGGATTGGTTGACCTTTTTCAATTAAAAGAAATTTTGCAAGAAAATGCTCATAGAGAAATAATTGGTTGCTTTTGTATTGCTTCAAATGTATCTGGAATTATTACGCCTTATGAAGAAATATCAAAGCTTATTAAACGTTATGGTGGGAAAGTTTTATTTGATGCGGCTGCATCAAGTCCATATATAAATGTACCTTGTGAATTATATGATGCATTAGTTTTATCTCCGCATAAACTTCTTGGAGGTCCTGGAAGTTGTGGATTATTAATTATTAGAAAAAATCTTATTGATACATCAATTGCTCCTACTTTTGCTGGTGGTGGAACAGTTGAATATGTAAATAAAGATTCACAATATTATCAAAAAGATATAGAAGCTAGAGAAGATGCTGGAACTCCACCTATTTTGCAATTTATTCGAGCAAGTCTTGCA belongs to Arcobacter defluvii and includes:
- a CDS encoding O-acetylhomoserine aminocarboxypropyltransferase/cysteine synthase family protein, whose translation is MEKETIAIHAGYNKKQGNGEMAVPISQTTAYAFRDSEHAANLFALKELGPIYTRLTNPTTDILEQRFAQLEGGAAAICTSSGQAASFFAVANVAEAGDNIIISDKLYGGSVSLFTYTCKRFGIETKIFNSDDASNLEELIDDKTKAIYFESLSNPQIAIPALEKIVEIAKKHGVLTICDNTVASAALFNPISWGVDVVVHSTSKYTSGQGTALGGIIVERDGLAEFFKANSNRYSHFTTPDESYHGLVYTDVPLPNFCLRIRLSLLRDIGATPAPFNSWLLIQTLETLGLRVDKHSDNALEVAKFLESHPKVKAVNYPGLKSNKYYDRAQKYFKNGKASGLISFDVESFEDAKKVIDSVKLFSVVVNIGDSKSLITHPASTTHSQMTEEELLKAGVNPVTVRLSIGLENPIDLIEDLTQALN
- a CDS encoding DUF2061 domain-containing protein; amino-acid sequence: MHEKPYRSVVKAISWRTVGTLDTMIVSYFVTGNLIMAASIGSIEVITKMILYYFHERAWNKLSFGRVKPAENDYQI
- a CDS encoding phosphoadenylyl-sulfate reductase, whose translation is MSKKELIENLNKELENKSTKEVVTYFLDNFKNVALSSSLAVEDQVLTDLLLKKDKNATIFTLDTGRLHPETYDVMDATNLKYGVKIDVFFPDNKKVQELYQTQGVNGHYESIEKRKNCCNIRKIEPLKRALNGVEVWITGLRASQSITRVDMPLVEWDDSFKVIKVNPLINWSEKDVWDYIKENRVPYNKLHDKGYPSIGCAPCTRAIKEGEDIRAGRWWWENPEHKECGLHKK
- a CDS encoding cupin domain-containing protein; protein product: MKKYNIFDEIPIDKSEEKFFEIFKNEKIKIEKIVSNGQNSPENFWYEQEQSEYILLLEGFAILEFGDFEVELKKGDCLNIKAMQKHRVKFTSQTEPTIWFTVFY
- the cysD gene encoding sulfate adenylyltransferase subunit CysD yields the protein MISKDRLTHLKQLEAESMHIMKEVVAEFSNPAMLYSVGKDSSVMLHLLQKAFYPAPPPLPLVHVDTTWKFKEMIEFRDKRAKEVGMELLVYINPKGAEMNISPFTHGSALHTDIMKTEGLKNMLNIQQFDAVFGGARRDEEKSRAKERIYSFRDKNHRWDPKNQRPELWNIYNGRHTKGESIRVFPLSNWTELDIWQYIYLENISIPDLYFAKEREVVEYMGTKIMVDDDRMPEELRKTAKKEMVRFRTLGCYPLTGAVNSTATTLPEIIQEMLICTTSERQGRLIDSDGDASMEKKKQEGYF
- the cysK gene encoding cysteine synthase A; translation: MKYANNITELIGNTPLVKLQGASEASGATVLGKCEFMNPSHSVKDRIGTNMINTALKAGLINKDTTVIEPTSGNTGIALASVCAALGIKLILTMPASMSIERRRLLKALGAELVLTPPEKGMKGAIEKADEIKENTPNSFIPQQFANAANPEIHRLTTAKEILADTDGKVDIFIAAVGTGGTLTGTGEVLKAHNPNVQIIAVEPEASPVLSGGKPGPHKIQGIGAGFVPDVLNTTIYDEVIQVANDDAIESSRKLAQNEGLLVGISAGANAHVAALVAARPENKGKTIVTILCDTGERYLSSGLYNYDEE
- a CDS encoding aminotransferase class V-fold PLP-dependent enzyme: MDKNIFRPFFNEHTDLLNFIRYNTIGKHKKEYFDYTASGLAFRQIENRIFDVLETYANTHSKEASNADTTSNYYEEARKNLAKSLELNDEFAILPSGCGTTAAIKKFQELLGIYIPPATIKRFGITVAKKKLPLIIVGPYEHHSNEVSYREALCEVIRIKLTSDGLVDLFQLKEILQENAHREIIGCFCIASNVSGIITPYEEISKLIKRYGGKVLFDAAASSPYINVPCELYDALVLSPHKLLGGPGSCGLLIIRKNLIDTSIAPTFAGGGTVEYVNKDSQYYQKDIEAREDAGTPPILQFIRASLAYQLRNEIGFDFIKDRKNELKEYFISELKNIPNCVIYGNQEVENIGIISFNIKGLSPYDLCNNLSSTDNFQTRAGCSCAGPYGHDLLGIKELDINNRPGWVRISIHFSQTKEDIKNLIVSIKKIAN
- the cysN gene encoding sulfate adenylyltransferase subunit CysN, encoding MAHQSDLISQNIEQYLKEHENKEILRFITCGSVDDGKSTLIGRLLYDSKMIFEDQLAAIEKDSKKVGTTGDKIDLALLVDGLASEREQGITIDVAYRFFSTERRKFIIADTPGHEQYTRNMATGASTADLAIILVDARQGILTQTKRHSYIASLLGIKNLIVAINKMDLVDFSQEVFEKFKSDYNEIIEYLPHNKDLNIQFIPISALDGDNILTISPKCSWYKGLPLMELLDTTPINKQESSSFRLPVQYVVRPHLNFRGFSGTIASGEIKVGDEITVLPSRKTSKVKSIVSNEIKDLRPIGKDETVETIDRAFAPMATTITLEDEIDISRGDMIVKSSDIPKVSNHLSCMVVWMDETPLKLNQNYIIKRATSVLNGAFNAIEFKKNINTFEEIDTTELALNDIAKCTLSLDREIAVDPYHENRYTGSFIIIDKYTNSTVGAGMIISSIEGFAKLEENKKVYTKAEVELNEFIRRNYPEWECKAI
- a CDS encoding RrF2 family transcriptional regulator codes for the protein MPLISTKGVYGLTAMYELSKHQEDSPMQIKEISANANIPQNYLEQLLSKLRRAELVKSIRGARGGYILAKSPDEIKVVDILIALEDDIKITDTKADNPILNIFFDESKNSMKKIFDIKLSKLDEYQEKYNEFLHYNI
- a CDS encoding sulfite reductase gives rise to the protein MSNNLAFNMEKIKKEKSGVDVLADIYFYAVFGEKMSLEDLERFKWYGLYTQDEQQNYFKLRIPLSMGELNLIQLKTLSLISKKYSNNTLIFSDEQKIELTNLKISDLPEIFKLLQEINLNTYFEAGHTVRRVLTCPVNGIDHTQLLDVEPLANKLNETFIGNKNFENLPNKLQIAISGYEEGCDVRFTPDVSFNATKDEKDKIVFAVKILDKIIGYITPAQVIKTAIAIANIYKDFGDRENSRRSTFEYLVNNWGFNKFSDILNSTVNYKIQRNINKSGNIIPRKPRLGINKSKIEGQSYIGCRVKSSTISSTNIDTLSTLLEKYEANRVKITHKGNIIILNVPTNSAENLAKELEKINFNPFI